In Bacteriovorax stolpii, a single genomic region encodes these proteins:
- a CDS encoding DUF4160 domain-containing protein, with the protein MKVGTIIENEKWKIKVYAPPKEHGPAHVHVIAKGDKAEVKISLIDLAVIGKTKFNKQTVKGIIKYVHKNYDILMDAWEKLHENKKKT; encoded by the coding sequence ATGAAAGTTGGAACTATTATTGAGAACGAAAAATGGAAAATAAAGGTTTACGCTCCACCAAAGGAGCATGGTCCTGCACATGTTCATGTTATTGCAAAAGGCGATAAAGCAGAAGTAAAGATTTCATTGATAGATTTAGCAGTAATTGGGAAGACTAAATTTAATAAACAAACGGTTAAAGGTATAATTAAGTATGTGCATAAAAACTATGACATACTGATGGACGCGTGGGAGAAATTGCATGAAAACAAGAAAAAAACCTAG
- a CDS encoding DUF6973 domain-containing protein yields MIKLYILGLKATCENEAYEFADRFIRKLPRKNDGAFDLSSGEFYDNDIDAIRHAYTSGIFTQEYGEKITELLGDMNELVPFGGNSSSNSPNSKNMDLWNNRIGRKIGLKTSGKLKLFKLILKALKNGDLIIDPENDSRINEVSSSKINIKNKVFVVKESKKGKNLLYFDFEKSLILSRSEFISEIKTGNYPFYEIRVVKGDETPVSKKDKNIPNNLG; encoded by the coding sequence ATGATAAAGTTATACATATTGGGTCTAAAAGCAACTTGTGAAAATGAAGCATACGAATTTGCAGATAGGTTTATTAGAAAGCTCCCTAGAAAAAATGATGGGGCATTTGATTTGTCGAGTGGGGAATTTTACGACAACGATATAGATGCCATAAGACATGCATATACTTCAGGTATATTTACGCAAGAATATGGTGAAAAAATCACTGAGCTTTTAGGTGACATGAATGAATTAGTTCCTTTTGGAGGTAACTCAAGCTCCAACAGTCCTAATTCTAAGAATATGGATTTATGGAATAATCGAATAGGGCGAAAAATAGGTTTAAAAACTTCTGGAAAGCTAAAACTATTTAAATTAATTTTAAAAGCACTTAAAAACGGTGATCTGATTATTGATCCAGAAAATGATTCTCGAATTAATGAGGTTTCATCGAGTAAAATCAATATAAAAAATAAAGTATTCGTAGTTAAAGAATCAAAGAAAGGAAAAAATCTATTATATTTTGATTTTGAGAAATCATTAATCCTATCAAGAAGTGAATTTATTTCTGAAATCAAAACAGGAAATTATCCTTTCTATGAAATTAGAGTAGTTAAGGGGGATGAAACTCCAGTGTCTAAAAAAGATAAGAATATTCCCAATAATCTAGGTTAA